Proteins encoded in a region of the Corallococcus caeni genome:
- a CDS encoding sodium-translocating pyrophosphatase has protein sequence MTPTVSRLDRLKQRVTGTALGALGLLALFGGTPARASEADLKLPDFSSVTFFGGFDGRQLLMSGIAVCVLGLVFGFLQYASLQKLPVHRAMLEISELIYETCKTYLMTQLKFIGVLWVLIAVVMVGYFGFLQHMEPGRVAIILLASLVGIAGSCGVAWFGIRVNTFANSRTAFASLRGKPYPTYAIPLQAGMSIGMVLISTELMLMLFILLFVPPDFAGACFIGFAIGESLGASALRIAGGIFTKIADIGSDLMKIVFKIKEDDARNPGVIADCTGDNAGDSVGPSADGFETYGVTGVALITFILLAVEAQYRVQLLVWIFMMRIVMVVASLASYWINNAIQGARYRNADHMNFEAPLTFLVWLTSIVSVALTFLISYLLIPDIGGDDTLWVKLSAIITCGTLAGAIIPEAIKVFTSTESRHVREVVTASREGGASLNVISGLVAGNFSAYWMGLIIAGLMGLAYGFSTLGVGALMIAPAVFAFGLVAFGFLGMGPVTIAVDSYGPVTDNAQSVYELSLIENVPDVKEEVRRDFGFTPDFDKGKEFLEENDGAGNTFKATAKPVLIGTAVVGATTMIFSIIVLLVGITRAANGQQVLNAVNAQNLSLLHAPFLLGLITGGAIIYWFSGASMQAVSTGAYRAVEFIKANIQLEGVEKASVSDSKKVVEICTQYAQKGMINIFLVVFFSTLAFACLEPYFFVGYLISIAIFGLYQAVFMANAGGAWDNAKKLVETELKAKGTELHAATVVGDTVGDPFKDTSSVALNPVIKFTTLFGLLAVELSVELEAAGQGTLLRVLSAVFFVLSTVFVYRSFYGMRIESAGPTKLESSAQVKTA, from the coding sequence ATGACACCCACCGTTTCACGGCTGGACCGTCTCAAGCAGCGTGTCACCGGCACGGCGTTGGGGGCCCTAGGGCTCCTGGCGTTGTTCGGAGGAACCCCCGCTCGCGCGAGCGAGGCGGACCTCAAGCTCCCCGACTTCAGCTCCGTCACCTTCTTCGGAGGCTTTGACGGACGGCAGCTGTTGATGTCCGGCATCGCCGTCTGCGTCCTGGGCCTCGTCTTCGGCTTCCTGCAGTACGCGAGCCTCCAGAAGCTGCCCGTGCACCGGGCGATGCTGGAGATCTCCGAGCTCATCTACGAGACGTGCAAGACGTACCTGATGACGCAGCTGAAGTTCATTGGCGTCCTCTGGGTGCTCATCGCGGTGGTGATGGTGGGCTACTTCGGCTTCCTCCAGCACATGGAGCCCGGCCGGGTGGCCATCATCCTGCTGGCCAGCCTCGTGGGCATCGCCGGCAGCTGCGGCGTGGCCTGGTTCGGCATCCGGGTGAACACCTTCGCCAACAGCCGCACCGCGTTCGCGTCGCTGCGCGGCAAGCCCTATCCCACGTATGCCATCCCGCTGCAGGCGGGCATGTCCATTGGCATGGTGCTCATCAGCACGGAGCTGATGCTGATGCTGTTCATCCTGCTGTTCGTCCCGCCGGACTTCGCGGGCGCGTGTTTCATCGGCTTCGCCATCGGTGAGTCGCTGGGCGCCTCCGCGCTGCGCATCGCGGGCGGCATCTTCACGAAGATCGCCGACATCGGGTCGGACCTGATGAAGATCGTCTTCAAGATCAAGGAGGACGACGCGCGCAACCCGGGCGTCATCGCGGACTGCACCGGCGACAACGCGGGCGACAGCGTGGGCCCCTCCGCGGACGGCTTCGAGACCTACGGCGTCACCGGCGTGGCGCTCATCACGTTCATCCTCCTGGCGGTGGAGGCCCAGTACCGGGTGCAGCTCCTGGTGTGGATCTTCATGATGCGCATCGTGATGGTGGTGGCGTCGCTGGCGTCGTACTGGATCAACAACGCCATCCAGGGCGCGCGCTACAGGAACGCGGACCACATGAACTTCGAGGCGCCGCTCACCTTCCTGGTGTGGCTGACGTCCATCGTGTCCGTGGCGCTGACGTTCCTCATCAGCTACCTGCTCATCCCGGACATCGGCGGGGACGACACCCTCTGGGTGAAGCTGTCCGCCATCATCACCTGCGGCACGCTGGCGGGCGCCATCATCCCGGAGGCCATCAAGGTCTTCACCTCCACGGAGAGCCGCCACGTGCGCGAGGTGGTGACGGCCAGCCGCGAGGGTGGCGCGTCCCTCAACGTCATCTCCGGCCTGGTGGCGGGCAACTTCTCCGCGTACTGGATGGGCCTCATCATCGCGGGGCTGATGGGCCTGGCGTATGGGTTCAGCACCCTGGGCGTGGGCGCGCTGATGATTGCCCCGGCGGTGTTCGCGTTCGGCCTGGTGGCGTTCGGCTTCCTGGGCATGGGCCCGGTCACCATCGCCGTGGACTCCTATGGCCCGGTGACGGACAACGCGCAGAGCGTCTACGAGCTGTCCCTCATCGAGAACGTCCCTGACGTGAAGGAGGAGGTGCGCAGGGACTTCGGCTTCACGCCGGACTTCGACAAGGGCAAGGAGTTCCTGGAGGAGAACGACGGCGCGGGCAACACGTTCAAGGCCACCGCGAAGCCGGTGCTCATCGGCACGGCGGTGGTGGGCGCCACGACGATGATCTTCTCCATTATCGTGCTGCTGGTGGGCATCACGCGGGCCGCCAACGGCCAGCAGGTGCTCAACGCGGTCAACGCGCAGAACCTGTCCCTCCTGCACGCGCCCTTCCTGCTGGGCCTCATCACCGGCGGCGCCATCATCTACTGGTTCTCCGGCGCCTCCATGCAGGCGGTGTCCACGGGCGCCTACCGCGCGGTGGAGTTCATCAAGGCCAACATCCAGCTGGAGGGCGTGGAGAAGGCCAGCGTGTCCGACTCCAAGAAGGTGGTGGAGATCTGCACCCAGTACGCGCAGAAGGGGATGATCAACATCTTCCTCGTGGTGTTCTTCAGCACGCTCGCGTTCGCGTGCCTGGAGCCCTACTTCTTCGTGGGCTACCTCATCTCCATCGCCATCTTCGGTCTGTATCAGGCCGTGTTCATGGCCAACGCCGGCGGCGCCTGGGACAACGCGAAGAAGCTGGTGGAGACGGAGCTGAAGGCCAAGGGCACGGAGCTGCACGCCGCCACGGTGGTGGGCGACACGGTGGGCGACCCGTTCAAGGACACGTCCTCCGTCGCGCTCAACCCGGTCATCAAGTTCACCACGCTGTTCGGCCTGCTCGCGGTGGAGCTGTCCGTGGAGCTGGAGGCCGCCGGCCAGGGCACGCTCCTGCGCGTGCTGTCCGCGGTGTTCTTCGTCCTGTCCACGGTGTTCGTCTACCGCAGCTTCTACGGCATGCGCATCGAGAGCGCTGGCCCCACGAAGCTGGAGTCCAGCGCGCAGGTGAAGACCGCCTGA
- a CDS encoding cold-shock protein: protein MATGTVKWFNDAKGFGFITQDGGGEDVFCHHSAINMDGFRTLAEGQKVEFEVTRGPKGLQAQNVRAAG from the coding sequence ATGGCTACCGGTACCGTGAAGTGGTTCAACGATGCGAAGGGCTTTGGCTTCATCACGCAGGACGGCGGTGGTGAGGACGTGTTCTGCCACCACAGCGCCATCAACATGGACGGCTTCCGCACCCTGGCCGAAGGCCAGAAGGTGGAGTTCGAGGTGACGCGCGGCCCCAAGGGCCTGCAGGCACAGAACGTCCGCGCAGCGGGTTGA
- a CDS encoding efflux RND transporter permease subunit: MILSDVSIRRPVFTAMLSLLLIVLGVMGLKRLGTDLYPDVSFPVVVVNTLYKGAGPGEIETQVIKPLEDAVAGISGVDKIHSFSRENVGTVVVSFTLGTALDTAVQDVRDKVGQAVNKLPSDADAPIVSRVDLSAAPILTYAVSADMTSQALRKLLDDRIKPALAQLAGVAEVRITGGDTREIQVDIDLDKARAVGITPSQVSQRIGTENLNLPAGRLQLGPNELTVRAMGEFTSVDDLRQLPIARSGTGAQVRLEEIATITDGVAERRTTARLNARDAVVLEIVKQPGSNTVSVSDAVKKTLAQMGPVVGQGFQATLLIDQSDLIRANTHEVWIALIFGGFMAVLIILMFLLDPRGTFISALALPTSVIGTFFVMYVLGYSLNQMTLLSLSLAIGLLIDDAVVVREAITHRLEQGEDPMSAASNGTRDVGLAVLATTLSLVAVFIPVAFMPGIVGQFFKQFGITISVAVLISLFISFTLDPMLSARFAKARKPGEQHHEPAVFRALRRFLEATEHTYARILGWVLRHKWATAGLTLLALVLSFGAASRLGVEFMSAEDRSQLIVELQLPDSSNLAQTTERAAQAETLLKKIPEITDIYTTVGPSGDVYKARLRVLTVGKEKRTKTIGTLKEEARALLVPNLVSTAITLSDPPAIEGLGDWYPIMVRVVGPDLKRVNEEAERVAGILRTLGTSDVRVDSNPAKPELQIQIDRARAADMDLSAGALAMQLRLAIDGDVSAKLREGTDETDIRVRLREEDRATPERVRQLMVATPRGLHQVTDVAEVSLKDGPSVIEHENRERQVAVVSQLAKGAALGDVATKLKAAIAAKPLPPGYAIVYDGQMKSLDEQNDAFGIAFGLAFVFIYMVLASQFESFKHPFTIMVSLPLALVGALLGLVVTNYHVSMGAMIGVILLMGLVTKNAILLIDGALHHLREGDSVDEALLKAGPRRLRPILMTSAAMAIGMVPTAVGTGTGSEFRAPMAISVIGGVITSTFLTLLVVPVVFAAMEKLSFRKKKPRTEEGTLPAPPVDAPAAHDRAA, translated from the coding sequence ATGATTCTCAGCGACGTCTCCATCCGACGGCCGGTGTTCACGGCCATGCTGTCCCTGCTGCTCATCGTGCTGGGCGTGATGGGCCTCAAGCGCCTGGGCACCGACCTCTACCCGGACGTCAGCTTCCCCGTGGTGGTGGTCAACACCCTCTACAAGGGCGCGGGCCCGGGCGAAATCGAGACCCAGGTCATCAAGCCCCTGGAGGACGCGGTCGCCGGCATCAGCGGCGTGGATAAAATCCACTCCTTCAGCCGTGAGAACGTGGGCACCGTCGTGGTGTCCTTCACGCTGGGCACCGCCCTGGACACCGCCGTCCAGGACGTGCGCGACAAGGTGGGGCAGGCCGTCAACAAGCTGCCCTCGGACGCGGACGCGCCCATCGTCAGCCGCGTGGACCTGTCCGCCGCGCCCATCCTCACCTACGCGGTGTCCGCGGACATGACGTCCCAGGCGCTGCGCAAGCTCCTGGATGACCGCATCAAGCCCGCGCTCGCGCAGCTGGCCGGCGTGGCGGAGGTGCGCATCACCGGCGGCGACACGCGGGAGATCCAGGTCGACATCGATTTGGACAAGGCCCGCGCGGTGGGCATCACGCCGTCCCAGGTGTCCCAGCGCATCGGCACGGAGAACCTCAACCTGCCCGCGGGCCGCCTCCAGCTGGGGCCCAACGAGCTGACCGTGCGCGCCATGGGCGAGTTCACCAGCGTGGACGACCTGCGCCAGCTGCCCATCGCCCGCAGCGGCACCGGCGCGCAGGTGCGCCTGGAGGAGATCGCCACCATCACGGACGGCGTCGCCGAGCGCCGCACCACCGCGCGCCTCAACGCCCGCGACGCCGTGGTGCTCGAAATCGTGAAGCAGCCGGGCTCCAACACCGTGAGCGTCAGCGACGCGGTGAAGAAGACGCTCGCGCAGATGGGTCCCGTCGTGGGGCAGGGCTTCCAGGCCACGCTCCTCATCGACCAGTCGGACCTCATCCGCGCCAACACCCACGAGGTGTGGATCGCCCTCATCTTCGGCGGCTTCATGGCGGTCCTCATCATCCTGATGTTCCTGCTGGACCCGCGCGGCACGTTCATCTCCGCGCTCGCGCTGCCCACGTCCGTCATCGGCACGTTCTTCGTGATGTACGTGCTGGGCTACTCGCTCAACCAGATGACGCTGTTGTCGCTGTCATTGGCCATCGGTCTGCTCATCGACGACGCGGTGGTGGTGCGTGAGGCCATCACCCACCGGCTGGAGCAGGGGGAAGACCCCATGAGCGCCGCGTCCAACGGCACGCGGGACGTGGGCCTGGCGGTGCTCGCCACCACGCTGTCCCTGGTGGCGGTGTTCATCCCCGTGGCCTTCATGCCCGGCATCGTGGGCCAGTTCTTCAAGCAGTTCGGCATCACCATCTCCGTGGCGGTGCTCATCTCGCTGTTCATCTCCTTCACGCTGGACCCCATGCTGTCCGCCCGCTTCGCCAAGGCGCGCAAGCCGGGGGAGCAGCACCACGAGCCCGCCGTGTTCCGCGCGCTGCGCCGCTTCCTGGAGGCCACGGAGCACACGTACGCGCGCATCCTGGGCTGGGTGCTGCGCCACAAGTGGGCCACCGCGGGCCTCACCCTGCTGGCGCTGGTGCTGTCCTTCGGCGCCGCCAGCCGCCTGGGCGTGGAGTTCATGAGCGCGGAGGACCGCTCGCAGCTCATCGTCGAGTTGCAGCTGCCGGACTCGTCCAACCTCGCGCAGACCACGGAGCGCGCCGCGCAGGCGGAGACGCTCCTCAAGAAGATCCCCGAAATCACCGACATCTACACCACGGTCGGTCCCAGCGGAGACGTCTACAAGGCGCGCCTGCGCGTGCTCACGGTGGGCAAGGAGAAGCGCACCAAGACCATCGGCACCCTCAAGGAGGAGGCCCGCGCGCTGCTGGTCCCCAACCTGGTCTCCACCGCCATCACCCTGTCGGACCCGCCGGCCATCGAAGGCCTGGGGGACTGGTACCCCATCATGGTGCGCGTGGTGGGCCCGGACCTGAAGCGCGTCAACGAGGAGGCCGAGCGCGTCGCCGGCATCCTGCGCACCCTGGGCACCTCCGACGTGCGCGTGGACTCCAACCCGGCCAAGCCGGAGCTCCAGATCCAAATCGACCGCGCGCGCGCCGCGGACATGGACCTGTCCGCCGGGGCGCTCGCCATGCAGCTGCGGCTGGCCATCGACGGTGACGTGTCCGCCAAGCTGCGCGAGGGCACGGATGAGACGGACATCCGCGTGCGCCTGCGCGAAGAGGACCGCGCCACGCCGGAGCGCGTGCGCCAGCTGATGGTGGCCACGCCCAGGGGCCTGCACCAGGTGACGGACGTGGCGGAGGTGTCGCTCAAGGACGGCCCCAGCGTCATCGAGCACGAGAACCGCGAGCGTCAGGTGGCCGTCGTGTCCCAGCTGGCAAAGGGCGCCGCGCTGGGTGACGTGGCCACGAAGCTCAAGGCCGCCATCGCCGCGAAGCCCCTGCCGCCCGGCTACGCCATCGTCTACGACGGCCAGATGAAGAGCCTGGATGAGCAGAACGACGCGTTCGGCATCGCGTTCGGCCTGGCCTTCGTCTTCATCTACATGGTGCTCGCCAGCCAGTTCGAGTCCTTCAAGCACCCCTTCACCATCATGGTGTCGCTGCCGCTGGCGCTCGTGGGCGCGCTGCTGGGGCTCGTCGTCACGAACTACCACGTGAGCATGGGCGCGATGATTGGCGTCATCCTGCTGATGGGCCTGGTCACGAAGAACGCCATCCTCCTCATCGACGGCGCGCTCCACCACCTGCGCGAGGGCGACTCCGTGGACGAGGCCCTGCTCAAGGCCGGCCCGCGCCGCCTGCGCCCCATCCTCATGACGAGCGCGGCGATGGCCATTGGCATGGTGCCCACCGCCGTGGGCACGGGCACCGGCTCCGAGTTCCGCGCCCCCATGGCCATCTCCGTCATCGGCGGCGTCATCACCTCCACCTTCCTCACGCTGCTGGTGGTGCCGGTGGTGTTCGCGGCCATGGAGAAGCTGTCCTTCCGCAAGAAGAAGCCCCGCACGGAAGAAGGGACGCTCCCGGCGCCGCCCGTGGACGCGCCCGCCGCGCACGACCGCGCGGCCTGA
- a CDS encoding efflux RND transporter periplasmic adaptor subunit yields MKPTTKPSTSRALAAMGVAAALALTGCDKADASAPAAAAAAPGQDKPMPAVKVVSARGVQASQSEEVTGTLYPAQGLQVGFEVGGRLEAVRVQKGQAVKKGDTLAQLNSEIVDAQVAGAEAAVAAAEAAASMAQDAAERTQKLSTGGGVSDQQHKNAVAAAAQAQAQVMAAKAQLAQARASRRRHDLKAPFAGTLIESPDQTGATVGPGAPLFTLEQLDTLIFRTTVAEGARALLKPGVKVRVAALGHGASTDEAVVRTILPSADPTTRRIPVEISVPNADGRFVAHTLARAMLKLGEAQDAQLLPTTALSSSNGDHVLVVSDGALQRVDVQVLERRDREVVVRAAAVLQQVVDFPTPSLSPGTRVSVK; encoded by the coding sequence GTGAAACCGACCACGAAGCCCTCCACCTCCCGTGCCCTCGCCGCCATGGGCGTGGCCGCCGCGCTCGCGCTCACCGGCTGCGACAAGGCGGACGCGTCCGCGCCGGCCGCCGCCGCGGCGGCCCCTGGCCAGGACAAGCCCATGCCGGCCGTGAAGGTCGTCTCCGCGCGCGGCGTGCAGGCCTCGCAGTCGGAGGAGGTGACGGGCACGCTGTACCCGGCCCAGGGCCTCCAGGTTGGCTTCGAGGTGGGTGGCCGGCTGGAGGCGGTCCGCGTCCAGAAGGGGCAGGCCGTGAAGAAGGGCGACACGCTCGCCCAGCTCAACTCCGAGATCGTGGACGCGCAGGTGGCCGGCGCGGAGGCCGCCGTCGCCGCCGCGGAGGCCGCCGCCTCCATGGCGCAGGACGCGGCCGAGCGCACGCAGAAGCTCAGCACCGGCGGAGGCGTCAGCGACCAGCAGCACAAGAACGCCGTCGCCGCCGCCGCGCAGGCCCAGGCCCAGGTGATGGCCGCCAAGGCGCAGCTGGCGCAGGCCCGCGCGTCGCGCCGCCGGCACGACCTGAAGGCGCCCTTCGCTGGCACCCTGATTGAGTCCCCGGACCAGACGGGCGCCACGGTGGGCCCGGGCGCGCCCCTCTTCACGCTGGAGCAGCTGGACACGCTCATCTTCCGCACCACCGTGGCGGAGGGCGCGCGCGCGCTGCTCAAGCCGGGCGTGAAGGTGCGCGTGGCGGCGCTGGGCCACGGCGCGTCCACCGACGAGGCCGTGGTGCGCACCATCCTGCCCTCCGCGGACCCCACCACCCGCCGCATCCCGGTGGAGATTTCGGTGCCCAACGCGGACGGCCGCTTCGTGGCCCACACCCTGGCGCGCGCCATGCTGAAGCTGGGGGAGGCGCAGGACGCGCAGCTGCTGCCCACGACGGCGCTGTCCTCCTCCAACGGGGACCACGTCCTCGTCGTCAGCGACGGCGCCCTCCAGCGCGTGGACGTGCAGGTGCTGGAGCGCCGCGACCGCGAGGTGGTGGTGCGCGCCGCGGCCGTCCTCCAGCAGGTGGTGGACTTCCCCACGCCCTCCCTGTCCCCCGGCACCCGCGTCTCCGTGAAGTAG
- a CDS encoding TetR/AcrR family transcriptional regulator, whose translation MPRPADPKARSALIASARAEFAKRGVKGARISDITAASGLSKGAFYLHFPSKEALFAALVEGFLEELERLATERLSRMERFRAEYGMPGPGDVATRSERYRAFLRLEAALDVEMLELMWDQRELVTALIVGSQGTAFESVMWDVVDREVERIAREFHHLRGQQPDTPDVDPSLFGSFVVGTYLLLARRMGRLTQKPDLATWAVGLQRLMHEGSLPREPVPQAAAYARPSSPPSTRRRHARAANPHRPPRKRP comes from the coding sequence ATGCCCCGTCCCGCCGACCCCAAAGCCCGCAGCGCGCTCATCGCGTCCGCGCGGGCGGAGTTCGCGAAGCGGGGCGTGAAGGGCGCGCGCATCAGCGACATCACCGCCGCCAGCGGCCTGTCCAAGGGCGCCTTCTACCTGCACTTCCCCTCGAAGGAGGCCCTCTTCGCGGCGCTGGTGGAGGGGTTCCTGGAGGAGCTGGAGCGGCTGGCCACGGAGCGCCTGTCGCGCATGGAGCGCTTCCGCGCGGAGTACGGCATGCCGGGCCCCGGCGACGTCGCCACGCGCTCGGAGCGCTACCGCGCCTTCCTGCGCCTGGAGGCCGCGCTGGACGTGGAGATGCTGGAGCTCATGTGGGACCAGCGTGAGCTCGTCACGGCGCTCATCGTGGGCAGCCAGGGCACCGCCTTCGAGTCCGTCATGTGGGACGTGGTGGACCGCGAGGTGGAGCGCATCGCGCGGGAGTTCCACCACCTGCGCGGCCAGCAGCCGGACACCCCAGACGTGGACCCCAGCCTCTTCGGCTCGTTCGTCGTGGGCACGTACCTGCTGCTGGCCCGGCGCATGGGCCGGCTGACGCAGAAGCCGGACCTGGCCACCTGGGCCGTGGGCCTCCAGCGCCTCATGCACGAAGGCTCGCTGCCGCGTGAGCCCGTGCCCCAGGCCGCCGCCTACGCGCGGCCCTCTTCCCCGCCCTCCACGCGCCGGCGCCACGCCCGCGCGGCCAACCCGCACCGTCCGCCAAGGAAACGCCCGTGA
- a CDS encoding DUF2293 domain-containing protein produces the protein MPDSLTVGPTADPRRVRAQDGRLLSVPDGWALLPPGDAGLTRRVKAAGPSWTVVEKVGRKLFSRGVWAPEAHIVHARAALEDERATPAYAKKLAQGRERRAKEQAEYEVDFANAVLRFLAFSPAWLPHAKRLAVLVAGHATPVGSGTVARTERIPIERRAEAAVIAWMRHQTTGYDHMRIERVKGARREVRRELAEVSRAILDLHRRDSPHAPPACPLCSALVRPPPTRPSDS, from the coding sequence ATGCCTGATTCCCTGACGGTCGGCCCCACGGCCGACCCCCGCCGCGTGCGTGCCCAGGACGGCCGCCTCCTCTCCGTGCCTGATGGCTGGGCCCTGCTTCCCCCCGGCGACGCCGGCCTCACCCGCCGCGTGAAGGCCGCCGGCCCCTCCTGGACCGTGGTGGAGAAGGTGGGCCGCAAGCTCTTCTCCCGGGGCGTATGGGCGCCGGAGGCCCACATCGTCCACGCCAGGGCCGCCCTGGAGGACGAGCGCGCCACCCCCGCCTACGCGAAGAAGCTGGCCCAGGGCCGAGAGCGCCGCGCCAAGGAGCAGGCGGAGTACGAGGTGGACTTCGCCAACGCCGTCCTGCGCTTCCTCGCCTTCAGCCCCGCGTGGCTCCCCCACGCCAAGCGACTGGCCGTGCTCGTCGCCGGCCACGCCACCCCCGTGGGCAGCGGCACCGTGGCCCGCACGGAGCGCATCCCCATTGAGCGGCGCGCGGAGGCCGCCGTCATCGCCTGGATGCGCCACCAGACCACCGGCTACGACCACATGCGCATCGAGCGCGTGAAGGGCGCCCGCCGCGAGGTGCGCCGCGAGCTGGCGGAGGTGTCCCGCGCCATCCTGGACCTGCACCGCCGGGACAGCCCCCACGCACCGCCCGCGTGTCCGCTCTGCTCCGCCCTCGTGCGCCCTCCGCCGACACGCCCCTCGGATTCCTGA